GTATACTTTTGGTGTGTGATTCCCAGGTTCAACGCTGCGCGGAAGATCGAACGATCTTGATAACCACTTACGAAGGCAACCATAATCACCCGCTTCCTCCAGCTGCAATGGCAATGGCGTCGACTACGGCCTCAGCGGCTACCATGTTGCTGTCGGGGTCGATGCATAGTGGGGATGGGATGATGAACCCGAATTTGTTTCCAAGGGCAACGCTTCCATGTTCTTCAATGGCGACAATCTCAGCTTCTGCTCCATTCCCGACTGTAACATTAGACCTTACTCACTCACCCAACGCTCTACAGTTCCAAAGACCGAACACACAATTCCATGTCTCATTTCCAGGCCAACCCCAAAACTCAACCTCAACATCAGCAACACAGTTTCCTCAAGTTTTTGGTCAAGCACtgtataaccaatcaaaattctCAGGCTTACAGTTGTCTCAAGATATTGTGTCTTCTTCACAACTACAGCAGCCTCAGCAATCCACACTTGCTGACACAGTAAGTGCTGCCACGGCAGCTATCGCTAACGACCCGAGCTTCACCGCCGCCCTTGCCGCCGCCATCACCTCCATCATTGGCGGTGCTCACCCAAATAGTAGCAGCAACACTtccaacaacaataacaacaatggCAACACCGCAAACAGCAGACAATAGATTAACACTCtctttttttaatcatttttttcctttattcactttttccatgtttttcatTTGGGGATGAGAAGGAGATTACatgtttatagtttttttttgttctttgttgtgGGAAGGATTAGAAGAACAGGTAGACAAACTTCATTATTCTTTCTTATTATTGTTTGTTTCACTTTGAATAATTCTAATCAGTTTTTGAAGTGAATAcacgaaattcaaattttaaacttattaatatCTCTTCTTAAAGACATTATATAAACTAATCCAACAATCTCCTCAAAGCATGAAACAAACAAccgatattttttatattattaaaaatcaagacaaaaacaaaggaaaaactgggcaaaataccaataaaagcactttttttttaaattattgaaatggtcccggtacaaaattaattatcgaaGTAACCTAATTCCCCGAAAATacatccacgtcagcgcgttgtCAGATGACGAGGCAGGAAAACGCTTTCTCAAAGGagcgctttgtccacgtggacagaAAGCGCGCCCTCAAGGACGCATTTTGCTCGCGTCTCCTGCTATGGttagggtttggggtttttggtttagggtttagggttagtaTTTTGGAGTTTTAGGTTTaggattttaaagaaaaaaattaaataaataagggattagggattagggtttattaattaaattaattataaaatttttaaaattggattaggtttcgtgtttatggtttttaaagaaaaaatcaattaaattaaggtttagggttgattgagtaaattaattaaaaattttaaaaaaatcaaattagggtttagtgttaatttaaaatagctcccacgtggacgctcttttgTTACAGTaactcttgaaaaaataatttcgagaagacgtttctgagcaaatagtgtcaaaaacactttaagcaggatgctttgtcagcaaaagtactgaaagaagctcccacgtggacgcgtttttgctacagtagctctTCGAAATAGACattttctgagcaaatagtgtcaaaaacactttaagcaggatgctttgtcagcaaaagtactgaaagaagctcccacgtggacacgcttttgctacagtagctcttgaaaaaataatttcgagtagacatttctgagcaaatagagtcaaaaacgctttaagcaggatgctttgtcagtaaaagtactgaaagaagctccttcgtggacgcgtttttgctacagtagctcctgTTTGGTCTGAAGCTATAAACGAGGCAAAACTTTTTCTTagattgcataagttacagcaaaaaaaatttagagagacTAAGAatgatagaaattgaagatgagtgaacgtattagtgttgttatttactatgatggtgaggttcgtcacaccgagaacggtgttatttttttattggagAATACAGTGCGaatggtttttaaccagaacataaatttgacagaacttcgtaaaagaattaggcatAAAATATTCGAAACGACGCCAATtaaagttctgtctattacgtatcgattttgttcttctgttgatcctgtgacatatgactcgttcgacgtAAAAGGtcctcgtagcttggaggcaatgatGCAGACTCATCTCGTTAGTGAAGCACcatatattgagttatatgtacaatttatatCACCAAATGATGCACTTGCAACTGCTGTTCAAGaggtatacacgacccctgcccgacactcggttagtgggttacaaaatatggaacaacccatgtttggtagcggtaTAGAATACACATCCCCTGCACGACACTCTGTCagtggatgggacatgcacctcggtgggtcgatgtttgatgctgaaAATACGTACTAGGGAACgacatcaacttctagtggttgccaatctacatccaattgggcaCGTTATGAAacgcccagaagaagggatgatgtactccctacaacgtccaccggtgaggggacctcgtacatTGCAGATGATGGTGGGCTAGAAGATGACTttgatgtggatccacctcgagagcctgTGCCCGATGGTGCaaaagtttgattattttttgaatcGGAGTCTATTCCAACCGAACCTGAAGATGTAGAAGggggttcagatgaagaagaatatCCAAGATTCagggcatactcacctccagcccacatgcataatgtcgatctgtctgtAGATGATGTGTTGGAGTTTCTAGATCTACCACACAGGTTGCGTGATCTTACAAGTTCGCTACTggattcgggtgaatttgaagttgatAATGAGTtttccaacaaggatagttttattggtgcatTGAAACAATATAGCATCAATAACGAcgttaactaccacgtggtTAAATCTAAAGCTGATAAGTTTAAGGCGAAGTGTGCAGTGCAAGACGGTACatattcatggaaaatctacacCTCGTtgaggaaaaggacagggtagtgggagataaaaaagtacaaaggtccacatacatatGTTGCAGGTACATTATTTAGAGTTTTTgaataatactgttattatgtaatcttgcattatttaatgtactccgcTGATAGgtatttcacaagatcatcccaagatggattcagctatgttagctaacTTGATACTACCCACGGTGAAGGCAGATCCGAGGACTTCAGTGCCAGTCTTAATTGTCAATATTTGTAatcaaatggggtacacgccctcttaccgcaaggctcagatagctaagcagaaggcgTTGGAAAAGATgtatagtgggtgggacgcttcatataatgaaatatggcaatggtgtcaagtgctacagagatacgtcccaggttaCAACAGACCTTGAAatggaacatgcgtactacaacggtcgattgctacgtggatgccaagtgtttaaacgcctgttttggacctttaagcaataccaaaacatattttcatactgcaagccattggtacaaattgacggtacctttattttttgtatatataccCATCGGCTATTGCTAGCAGTGGCATAGGATGAcagtgggagaattcttccaattgcgtttgcaataacaccgggaaAGTCAGCTGATGACTAAGATTTCTTTCTAtgtaggttaaggaggcatgtatGCCCCCAActtgatatctgtgttatttcagatcagGGCACCGAAATACTAGCTACAAGCTTATGGCAGAGCACACACCATCGGTATTGCCTAAGGAACGTTGCTTCCAACTCTACAAGCAATATCCATTTAAGAGTGAACAAcaacaagtgaccaacatgggtatttagtctctattaatataattttgtttgtcattttgaatttattctaaatgaaagagtggtatgtaatatttactatgaacttatattggcagggtatgaaataaataaagaccgtTTTTATGAGATGTTGGCAGTTTTGCGTTCAATTAACAGGAAGGCGTGGACTACCTTTGTAATATACCTTTTTAatagtgggcacaagcatacgacggcagcctacgatatggtcatatgacatCAGACCtagctgaatgcataaattctgttctaaaaggaacatgccatctaccgataacatcggttgtgcgagagacatattttcgtttagcGGTGCTATTTCCAAAGCTAGCAGtgagttatgcaggccagatgcagggaggccatgtatggtgcaataaggtagtgcaagaaattaacaaggccaggGCACGGGTAAACctatgcacacagtgtgtcacgatcaaGACAACTTGTGGTTTCGCGTGatagagtttgacagaccgcaccaaggtgttattGGTGGataatatcgtgtacacttgcgaaataggacttgtgactgtgggatgtttgacgcacttcgttattcatgcgctcatgtaattgcagtttgtcagaatctccgtctggatccaatgagctatgtcgacgaagtgtacaaattagaaaacatgtacaacgtctggagacacgtattccaaccggtcccagatgaacgtaagtggccgtctGTATCGCTTGATCTCTTTAAGTTGTTatcggatagagaattgcgtcgcaaaccaaaggggcgaccttgctcgactagaatacgtaacaatatggatatccaaAAAATaaccagtcaacagaagttgtgcggatggtgtaggtaCCCAAGCCATACAAGCCGATCATGCCCAAATTGCAATAGTTGAACGTTATTGTAACaaactttgtattatttatattttttcaatcaaataatatagaaaGATTCAGAATAttgacttatttaaaagaaaatctattttattaaaaatattaaattaaattacaattactttattcaaaacaacgttttattttattaaatgaaataatatagaaataatatgtcagaatttcaattttattacatcatataatatcaaaatatttaaaatgtttgtacaaatatattaaaataaaaatcaatctctGTGCCCACCAGATTCAATGCTACATGGCAGTCATCGATAGTTACGCATTGAattcctcctttgtccagcTTTCGACAggggttgtggttgctccgGCGAGGATTCTGGTTCCTCTGGCAGGGGATCTGGTTGTCGGTGTTGTGACAATGAGCCACATTGATAGAATAGTGattgtggaggtgtttgcatcacaaACGGCGAAGCTTTTTGAAACCTATACGgtgatggggattggtaaaaaaaagagctccccgacggcccctcCTGCGATTTCTCGTACGACGGTGGCATATACATCGGCGGTCTACTCAGCATAATCGAATATGGAAATGAACCGGGCCATGGACTCTAACCTGGCACAGGagtagaaaaaggaaacatataagggttaggatacataaaacgGCTAGCATACGCACCTGACATCATCTGAAAAGGTTATGCTATAGGTGTCGTCGGTTGAAGTGTTGGGCCCGATGACTGTGTGGGTGCTGTTGCTGGGCCTGGTGATGGGACGGGTGATTGTGAAGAGTCTGCGTCGCCGTCCCTttttcttggatttaaagggccacATCGTTCCCTTTCGACACGCAATTGTCGCTGCCTCTACTTTGCCGACAGTAAATACGGTTTGCCATAGATCCTAAATcatggcatgtattccggcACGCATGCTAACTCTGGAACGATTATCAATTCTCGtgtaggtatataatcatactgatcttcccacatttggatgtagTGTGACCAGAATCTCGGTCAATCTGTATGCAATTGCCGTAGGTTAATTTTGTGATGATCATCTAACACTTCAGGTGCCACGGGAATCGGTTATCGAAATCTAAATTGCCGTAATACtctgtctgactggtgcatctTCACGGTCGCAAAGTTGACCAATGAGACTTTTACAtgccaagcgtttggattttggaaGTACTCATCCGGAATTCCTGCCCGAATtaccggatcctcgtatggtgtccattgaaactatatgaacatgatggaaatattagttatatacataatacataatactaaatactaaatactaaatagcAATTGACTATAtcatgatggaaatatctattttatttaatacttgcttgtgcttccgaccgttggtctaatagaagccgtgtatcttcaagagaggtaggtaattgagcataacttgccgaatagttccacctaattaaataaatttttagcatacgattatattttaaatctatgtaataattgtataatctaatataaaatttaccccgttatgagtgagaatgtatatgggtggtccactcgaggacgtaaaaatggaaagcgaaatcATGTctatgactgcagtagtgataGGCAACCTCTGATTTTCGCTTTATTAGGttgcgtcgccccgcacatctcccggtacaatgttgccaacacggcagacccccaactaaattcaccagcTACTCTAAAATCAACTAGTTTCAGCAGTCATCTTAGATGTACAAGGTTCCGTGACAAGTctggcatcagataacctccaattatctaaataatgtatgcccgagcatatcggattctttctatCTCGGTAGAATCATCATCCGGCTCTGAGAATGTGTCTCGTAGCCAAcccatctcgatccgacctTTGTTAATATTGCCCGAAATAGctcccaaaagctcgtagcatacAGCTACCCAATCACCAGATTgaacagacccggtgactgcATACCCGTCCACTGGCAATTCCAATTGTAAATTTAtgtcttccaaagtgatagtgcattctccacatggaagatgaaatgtgtgcgtctcgagTCTCTACCTCTCAATCAACGCACTgatgagtttcgggtccaacttgcatccccggcctatcgtcgccacgtgccaaaaaccagTTTCTCGtaggtaattctctaccaacggtgatggaggaccatgcatattacgaatatagcattgcaatatccgatctacagacttttataagaaataataacataaaaattatttaaaattgcataaatcaaaaaaatcttaaataatatttaaaaactaaatttaacacttaccattttcatttgttcgacggatatgtgcttgttatcgagacgaattaattctccggccattgctaacacgatcaaatttttatgatttaaaaaaattcaaaaaaataaaattaaagcttttttaaaaataattaaaatattaaagcttTTTTTAAGAGGAACTTgaaaggaatttgagagaatattggagaggaatttgagagaaattgagagaaatgatttaggtgtgaaaaaaatgaaagggggttttatagttttttttaccgTTAGGGGGTCACCAACGGTCAAAACAGTAGTCATTGctactgttcacgcgcgggcaaaacgcttcctcaaggaagcgctttgtccacgtggactAAAAACGTGTCTTTGAGGGCGCGCTTTCTGTCCACGTGGATGaagcgcttccttgaggaagcgttttcctgCCTCGTCACCTAACAGCACGCTGATGTGGACACGTTTTCGGGGAAATAGGGTCATTCTGGTAATTAATTTTGTACTGTgcccatttcagtaatttttttaaaaaaagggcttttatttgttttttgcCCGGAAAAACTAAAACATGGAAGTTCTTTTCTTTCAACTAATAGGCTGAGAAATTTACAAAGCTGAGGTgcattattttgtattttattcattaaaattttaaatatagttacataaattttgtatataaatataaaaatggaaaaactaCCTCATTAATCACTCTAAAATTAGGTTGtttctattttagtcatttaattttatttttgtagtaaATTTGGTCAACTCtatctaaaaaaatttgatcaaacttatcattcaaccattaaatccattttttaaaattttcttcttttctctttctcttttttccccTATTTTCCTCTCTCCTctcattttcttcatcatctccCTTCTAAATTGAGAACCCTAGTCACCACCGTCTTCTTAAAGATATCATTGTTACTTCTTTTGGATCACTGTCAACAAGCTCAAAAGTAAAAAGACATCTCaaaatcatatcatatcaatGATGAGATTATGAGATTGAAGCATGAGAATTCTAAAACTTTAAGAGCAGCCTCACAATTTTTGAGGGATTTTTTGATAAATCTAATCCTATATATTTGAAGAGGAGGCTTTGCACTTCACTTTGGTggttttgaatcaaaatttagggtgggtttggatgggcgattgggtgcggtgcagtgcgtttagcttactttttgtctcacgctacagtatctaatctcaccgctaccgctgtttttacactaaccacagGTAAATGCACcctcatccaaacccacccttaatgTGGGATGATCACAACAATGAATGTGAGAAGTGGCAGTCGTAGGTATGGAGAAGAAAGGAAAagtaaaacaaggaaaataggGAGAAAGAAGAAACATCCCTCAGCATTGTTCATTGACAGGACAATGCTCACTAGTTGTGTTCAACGGAGGAAGCAACGATATTTTTAAGGGAGGTGGCAGcaaaggtttttaagttaaaaaggagaagatgaaaaaaacaagaaaaaaaaatttctaaaaagagAGATGACTGCATTCTGTTAAATTTACTGTTGAAGTGattaatttagtcaatttctttattgaagtgactaaattaataaaaaatattaacgtaataatttaacctaaaaaattttaaactctaaaccatgatactaaactttaaatcctaattacccaaccctaaatcctaaatcttgaattataaaccttaaatcatgAACCTAGATTCTAAATATATGATCTTAAACCCTTAATCTTAAtttatagggtaaactacaaaatagtcacttttgtttgcctcaaattacattttagtcatttatgcttgaaatgttatgttttagtcagttacattatcattttattacgaagtgatcactctacCATTAGACTCCGTTACTTCCTTAACGGCAGTCGTATGTGGtagtccaaatgagttttaaatgccaacttggatgtccagttGCTGggatgaaaatatgtttttaattaaataaaattagtttggACTGCAACATAGGATATCCAaattggcatttaaaacccatttggattACCACGTAAGACCGCCATTAGGGAGGTAATAGAGCTTAACGGTAGCGTGACCACTTCATAACAAAATGATATCgtaagtgaccaaaacgtaacatttcaaacatgagtaactaaaatgtaatctaagacaaataaaagtaactattttatagtttaccctaaattatatcatttaatcaataaaCTCTAAATCTTAAATCATAACTTTTAACAGATATTCGTTCTCGTCAAGACCACTTTATTTCCTCTTATGATTGCTTGAAGTTAAAACAAAACAGAACCTTCCCTTCCACCACAACTCTAATGGATTCTCTGATCTGTTTATGTTCCTGTATAATTCTATTCATATTTCCATCTCTTAGCCTCATAGAAGCTCAAGCAAGCCTTTGCAGAAGCAGCTGTGGTGATATCCCTATAAACTACCCTTTCGGAATTGATGATGGTTGTGGCAACCCTTATTACAGACACATGCTTGCTTGCTCCGACCCCGGCAAGCTCGAGCTTCGTACACCCTCCGGTAGATACCCTGTACGTAGCATTAGTTACTTTGATCCTCATATTCTCGTAATCGACCCATTTATGTGGAATTGTCGAGATGGCAATAACTTCCGTCCGGTTAGGCCTTTTAGCCTTGACACAGGCACACATTTATCGTTGTCCCCTGAAAATGACTACCTCTTCTTCAACTGCAGCAAGGATCATGTGATCGTTGAGCCGAAGCCTATCTTCTGTCAAAGATTTCCCGAGCAGTGTGGTTCGTCATGTGATAGCGGTAGTTATCTTTGCAAGCATTTACCTGAATGTGCCACCGCATTAGGTGGCAGTTCTTGCTGCTCTTACTACCCGAAAGCGGCCGAATCCTTAAGGCTGATGCTGAAGTATTGCGCTTCATATACTAGTGTGTATTGGACAACTGTTGGCGCAACTGCTGGTTCTCCTTATAACCAGGTACCTGAATATGGAATCCGAGTCGATTTCGATGTGCCCGTAACTACACGCTGCCTTCAGTGCCAGGATCCATCAATGGGAGCTGGAACATGTGGATTCGATACGAAAACAGGGAATTTCTTGTGTCTATGTAAGAAGGGAAATGTCACCTCCTATTGTAAAGGTACATTTTCTGATTGCCATGAATTTTCTGATTACATTTTTGTCAATCGTTGAGTGTTACATGTTCTGCAGATCATGGCATTTCATGGCACAGTAGAGCAGGAGTCATTGCAGGTTAAATTTCTGAACCTTTTCGGTTTAGCATTTGATTATTTGTAGGTGATGAActttgtatataaaaaaaacaaagatcgAAACTTCGATTAATTCATATTGTTGCGGGGACTGTAACTGCAGTTTCAGCAGCTGGAGCCATAGGAATTGGGGTCAGCATTTGGTTATTGAAGAAAGTAAGAGCTAAAGCACCTGTAACATGTGGGGTTCAAAGCAATGAGAATAGGCTTTTCTAAAACAAAGTGAAAATCAAGCTCaaactttattcttttcttccTAACTAAGCATACCTTTCTTTATTTGGTTCTTTTTAACTGAACAATTCAGTtcaaataaaactatttttgtacTATAAATAATATCTTTGGTAAGCAAAAGTTgagtcgaatcgaatcgagAAATAAAGAAGATATGTAATGAGTTCTACGGTCTTTTATAGCATGCATGGTCTGTCAAGAAGACAATGTAAAGGACCAGCATCAGCTGTTAAATCAGGGACCATATATCCTGGAGCAACAATGAAGGAT
This genomic stretch from Gossypium raimondii isolate GPD5lz chromosome 6, ASM2569854v1, whole genome shotgun sequence harbors:
- the LOC105773987 gene encoding uncharacterized protein LOC105773987, which gives rise to MDSLICLCSCIILFIFPSLSLIEAQASLCRSSCGDIPINYPFGIDDGCGNPYYRHMLACSDPGKLELRTPSGRYPVRSISYFDPHILVIDPFMWNCRDGNNFRPVRPFSLDTGTHLSLSPENDYLFFNCSKDHVIVEPKPIFCQRFPEQCGSSCDSGSYLCKHLPECATALGGSSCCSYYPKAAESLRLMLKYCASYTSVYWTTVGATAGSPYNQVPEYGIRVDFDVPVTTRCLQCQDPSMGAGTCGFDTKTGNFLCLCKKGNVTSYCKDHGISWHSRAGVIAVSAAGAIGIGVSIWLLKKVRAKAPVTCGVQSNENRLF